A single window of Bufo bufo chromosome 10, aBufBuf1.1, whole genome shotgun sequence DNA harbors:
- the LOC120980917 gene encoding uncharacterized protein LOC120980917 — translation MDSPTTAADRGSPGSTNVLCAFLCTVPPAPGQTLSAPFCARCLQHPVRLSLRLSVHGASSTRPDSLCAFLCTCLQHPVRLSVHGASSTRSDSLCAFLCTVPPAPGQTFCARCLQHPVRLSVRLSVHGASSTRSDSVRLSVHGASSTRSDSVRLSVHGASSTRSDSFCARCLQHPVRLSLRLSVHGASSTRSDSLCASSAQAAAFPPDTSSYLRPCCGISQVHSTDSESCLPLSTGEVSESRSPRGP, via the exons ATGGACTCCCCGACCACAGCAGCGGATCGCGGGAGTCCGGGAAGCACCAATGTTCTCTGCGCCTTTCTGTGCACGGTGCCTCCAGCACCCGGTCAGACTCTCTCTGCGCCTTTCTGTGCACGGTGCCTCCAGCACCCGGTCAGACTCTCTCTGCGCCTTTCTGTGCACGGTGCCTCCAGCACCCGGCCAGACTCTCTGTGCGCCTTTCTGTGCACGTGCCTCCAGCACCCGGTCAGACTTTCTGTGCACGGTGCCTCCAGCACCCGGTCAGACTCTCTCTGCGCCTTTCTGTGCACGGTGCCTCCAGCACCCGGTCAGACTTTCTGTGCACGGTGCCTCCAGCACCCA GTCAGACTCTCTGTGCGCCTTTCTGTGCACGGTGCCTCCAGCACCCGGTCAGACTCTGTGCGCCTTTCTGTGCACGGTGCCTCCAGCACCCGGTCAGACTCTGTGCGCCTTTCTGTGCACGGTGCCTCCAGCACCCGGTCAGACTCTTTCTGTGCACGGTGCCTCCAGCACCCGGTCAGACTCTCTCTGCGCCTTTCTGTGCACGGTGCCTCCAGCACCCGGTCAGACTCTCTCTGCGCCAGCTCGGCTCAGGCTGCAGCTTTTCCTCCAGACACCAGCAGCTATCTCCGCCCCTGCTGTGGGATCAGCCAAGTCCACAGCACAGACAGCGAGTCCTGCCTCCCACTCAGCACTGGGGAAGTGTCAGAGAGCAGGAGCCCCAGGGGCCCATAG
- the RASSF10 gene encoding ras association domain-containing protein 10, which translates to METEEEWKLTVWLCEEEKLVSGLTRRTTCSDVVKVLLEDHNQRQSAEGSMMLGPPQAYCIVEKWRGFERILPNKTKILRLWTAWGEEQENVRFVLVRNEASLPNIGPRSAEAKVVLSRESPCTFKGATKATMVLTQEKQRRVVRKAFRKLAKMNKRRQENLSRESTAVEKMETLVHLVLSQDHTIRQQVQRIKDLDKDIERYEAKIHFDRMKRHGVNYVQDTYLVGVVPDKSCDTNAEDKSSEDELLVDFEDYARKCEGILLLQDQITQQEALIEQITGQIQEELNKRWMDRRQEELSSKDQDPASTIVDEGECENELLLEQERVKTELSASLYIGLRLNTDLEAIKAGMDYSQQVWNEKEQELQSLLDNLGALELSEEQDTCEELRPGCSQVVERTCTEGSGVWVEKDVGGCSNCEGNDEDSDTGLSSMHSQDSDSTPVCESLV; encoded by the coding sequence ATGGagactgaggaggagtggaagctTACCGTCTGGCTCTGTGAAGAGGAGAAGCTGGTCTCTGGACTCACCAGGCGCACAACCTGCTCAGATGTGGTCAAGGTCCTGCTGGAGGACCATAATCAGAGGCAGTCTGCTGAGGGCTCCATGATGCTGGGACCACCCCAGGCTTACTGCATCGTGGAGAAGTGGAGGGGCTTTGAGAGGATCCTTCCAAACAAGACCAAGATATTGAGACTTTGGACAGCTTGgggtgaggagcaggagaatgtgAGGTTTGTGCTGGTCAGGAATGAGGCTTCTCTGCCCAATATCGGACCCAGAAGTGCTGAAGCTAAAGTGGTTCTTAGCAGGGAAAGCCCATGCACCTTCAAGGGGGCCACCAAAGCCACCATGGTCCTCACCCAAGAGAAACAACGCAGGGTGGTGAGGAAGGCTTTCAGAAAGCTGGCCAAGATGAACAAGAGGAGGCAGGAGAATTTGTCCAGAGAGTCCACTGCAGTGGAGAAGATGGAAACCCTGGTCCATCTAGTTCTGTCCCAGGATCACACCATCAGACAGCAGGTGCAGAGGATTAAGGATCTGGACAAGGACATAGAGAGGTATGAGGCGAAAATTCACTTTGACAGGATGAAAAGACATGGTGTTAATTATGTCCAAGACACCTATCTGGTTGGAGTGGTTCCTGATAAGAGTTGTGACACTAACGCAGAAGACAAATCTTCTGAAGATGAACTATTAGTAGACTTTGAGGACTATGCTCGGAAATGTGAGGGGATCTTATTGCTGCAAGACCAAATAACCCAACAGGAGGCTCTGATTGAGCAAATTACTGGCCAGATCCAAGAGGAACTTAATAAAAGGTGGATGGATAGGCGTCAGGAGGAGCTGTCCTCAAAGGACCAAGACCCTGCCTCAACTATTGTAGATGAGGGGGAATGTGAAAACGAATTGCTCCTTGAGCAAGAAAGGGTTAAAACTGAGCTCAGTGCCAGTCTCTATATAGGACTGAGGTTGAACACAGACCTGGAGGCTATCAAGGCGGGTATGGATTACTCCCAACAAGTATGGAATGAAAAGGAGCAAGAATTGCAGAGTCTCTTGGACAACCTTGGTGCCTTAGAACTGTCTGAGGAGCAGGACACTTGTGAGGAGCTCAGGCCTGGCTGCTCACAGGTTGTAGAGAGGACATGTACTGAGGGCTCAGGGGTTTGGGTTGAAAAGGATGTGGGCGGCTGCAGCAACTGTGAAGGGAATGATGAGGATTCGGACACAGGCTTAAGCTCCATGCACAGTCAGGACTCTGACTCCACACCGGTCTGTGAGTCCTTGGTATAG